From Myxococcus stipitatus, one genomic window encodes:
- a CDS encoding MDR family MFS transporter — MSATHRPLTTLALALSLFMAALEVTIVSTAMPTVVGELGGIQRYAWVFTAYMLSSTISVPIYGKLSDLYGRKPILLFGIGLFLLGSIASGLSPSMDLLIVFRTLQGLGAGAIQPVALTIIGDIYTLEQRAKVQGAFSAVWGVAGLVGPVTGGLIVKHLSWHWIFFINVPVGILAMALIAAFFHEQVERRPQQLDYAGAALLSVGVVALLFGVQGVGVNLWGLPVGLAVLGVFVWVERRAAAPVIPMSIFRQPAIAIASVAGAMFSAAMFGATTYVPLYVQAVLGESATAAGGMITPMIVGWPLAALFAGRLLLKTGFRPLIVGGLGLTVVGTTLIALLLKPDMPLWGLQVAMALFGVGLGFSSTALMIAVQTSVGWELRGVATASNMFFRTIGGALGVGLMGGVMVSRLLEDPSIPLSAANALLGPERGQDLPEPVLRSLSGALTRGLTFNFWLICGFTVAAFVAGLFFPRVSRAPGTPVATEPTAAPH; from the coding sequence ATGAGCGCCACCCATCGTCCGCTGACCACCCTGGCCCTCGCGCTGAGCCTCTTCATGGCCGCGCTGGAGGTCACCATCGTCTCCACGGCCATGCCCACGGTGGTGGGCGAGCTGGGAGGCATCCAGCGCTACGCCTGGGTGTTCACCGCGTACATGCTGTCGTCGACCATCTCCGTGCCCATCTACGGGAAGCTGTCGGACCTCTACGGTCGCAAGCCCATCCTGCTGTTCGGAATCGGCTTGTTCCTGTTGGGCTCCATCGCCAGCGGGCTGTCACCGTCGATGGACCTGCTCATCGTCTTCCGGACGTTGCAGGGGCTGGGCGCGGGGGCCATCCAGCCGGTGGCGCTCACCATCATCGGGGACATCTACACGTTGGAGCAGCGCGCGAAGGTGCAGGGCGCGTTCAGCGCGGTGTGGGGCGTGGCGGGGCTGGTGGGGCCCGTCACCGGCGGGCTCATCGTGAAGCACCTGAGCTGGCATTGGATCTTCTTCATCAACGTCCCGGTGGGCATCCTGGCGATGGCGCTCATCGCCGCCTTCTTCCACGAGCAGGTGGAGCGCCGGCCGCAGCAGCTGGACTACGCGGGAGCGGCGCTGCTGTCGGTGGGCGTGGTCGCGCTGCTGTTCGGCGTGCAGGGGGTGGGGGTGAATCTGTGGGGGCTGCCCGTCGGCCTGGCGGTGCTGGGCGTCTTCGTCTGGGTGGAGCGGCGCGCGGCGGCCCCGGTCATCCCCATGTCCATCTTCCGGCAGCCCGCCATCGCCATCGCCTCGGTGGCGGGGGCGATGTTCTCCGCGGCCATGTTCGGGGCCACCACGTACGTGCCGCTCTACGTGCAGGCGGTGCTGGGCGAGTCGGCCACGGCGGCCGGAGGCATGATCACACCGATGATCGTCGGCTGGCCGCTGGCGGCGTTGTTCGCCGGGCGGCTGCTGCTGAAGACCGGCTTCCGGCCGCTCATCGTGGGGGGCCTGGGGCTGACGGTGGTGGGCACGACGCTCATCGCGCTCTTGCTCAAGCCGGACATGCCGCTGTGGGGGCTCCAGGTGGCGATGGCGCTGTTCGGCGTGGGGCTGGGCTTCTCGTCCACGGCGCTCATGATCGCGGTGCAGACGAGCGTGGGCTGGGAGCTGCGCGGCGTGGCCACCGCCAGCAACATGTTCTTCCGCACCATCGGTGGAGCGCTCGGCGTGGGGCTGATGGGCGGGGTGATGGTGTCCCGACTGCTGGAGGACCCGAGCATCCCCCTCTCCGCCGCCAACGCGCTGCTCGGGCCCGAGCGGGGACAGGACCTGCCGGAGCCGGTGCTGCGCTCGCTGAGCGGCGCGCTGACGCGGGGGCTCACCTTCAACTTCTGGCTCATCTGCGGCTTCACCGTCGCCGCCTTCGTCGCGGGGCTGTTCTTCCCGCGCGTGTCGCGCGCGCCGGGGACGCCCGTCGCCACCGAACCCACCGCCGCGCCGCACTGA
- a CDS encoding SRPBCC family protein, with protein sequence MKKLAGVSIVAIVAWLVAVVGMRPDTFRIERSEAIAAPPEVVFTLVNDFHQWARWSPWWKVEPTQMVTLGRKTSGVGATYQWRGTRTGSGRMEIVESRPLEYVRIRLDFTDPMYATNTTEYRLVPAKDGVLLTWVMTGRNTFVDKVLSFFADQDASMGRDFEQGLADIKRVAEAEAPRGSAPPAPGSARSLGGGSLAPVDEVGEVVVTRSPTSPQKHPRRRSWSDPR encoded by the coding sequence ATGAAGAAGCTGGCCGGAGTCTCCATCGTCGCCATCGTGGCCTGGCTGGTCGCCGTCGTCGGGATGCGGCCCGACACGTTCCGCATCGAACGGAGCGAGGCCATCGCGGCGCCTCCCGAGGTGGTGTTCACGCTGGTCAATGATTTCCACCAGTGGGCGCGCTGGTCGCCCTGGTGGAAGGTGGAGCCCACGCAGATGGTCACGCTCGGGCGGAAGACCTCCGGTGTGGGCGCCACCTACCAGTGGCGGGGCACGCGGACCGGTTCGGGGCGGATGGAAATCGTGGAGAGCCGCCCGCTCGAGTACGTGCGCATCCGACTCGACTTCACCGACCCGATGTATGCCACCAACACCACCGAGTACCGGCTCGTCCCGGCGAAGGACGGCGTGCTGTTGACGTGGGTGATGACCGGGCGCAACACGTTCGTCGACAAGGTGCTGTCCTTCTTCGCCGACCAGGATGCGTCCATGGGCCGCGACTTCGAGCAGGGCCTGGCCGACATCAAGCGCGTGGCGGAGGCCGAGGCTCCCCGGGGCTCGGCGCCGCCCGCGCCTGGCAGCGCCCGGAGCCTGGGGGGCGGCTCGCTCGCGCCCGTGGACGAGGTGGGGGAGGTGGTCGTCACCCGCTCGCCCACCTCACCCCAGAAGCACCCGCGGCGTCGCTCCTGGTCCGACCCCAGATAG
- a CDS encoding alpha-amylase family glycosyl hydrolase, which yields MPTRIPPPSRPASSATTSRASNEAGAKPSRTSSTPSSARQGAGGKDFFDDVRQRKSAEVQLRSPQAQSSRGAHARDLPRQDGTLVAELPAKSAVPMPTQPSSRPGMGAIPYDGGTTFRVWAPNAQRVQVAGDFSNWQAVELQREASGNFSLDVPGAKAGEQYQYVVQGKYGDWRWKGDPRANDVTNSTGNSVIVDHQAYQWKHDWDFKMPPWNEAVIYEMHVGTFNDEPGWGPGNWQSAIDKLDHLKDLGINVIEVMPSAEFAADFSWGYNPAYPNAPESAYGSPDDLKRFVDEAHKRGIGVVMDVVYNHLGPSDLPQWDFDGETYGKGGSYFYTDWRAKTPWGDTRPDYGRHEVRDYLRDNAMMWLRDYHMDGLRLDATKEIRQASGADNPQGWQLLKDINEAVNREFPQKLIIAEDLGNEPGVTHPQGAGFDSQWDANFVHPVRAALTAFSDNDRDMNAVARAIGFKYNGSATQRVIYTESHDEVANGKQRLPSEVGGWDSGGYHAKKRSLIGAALTMTSPGIPMLFQGQEFLEDGHFQDGDPLDWKKKESFAGINQAYTDLIKLRRNWNDNTAGLRGENVNVHHVNDNDKVIAFHRWDKGGAGDDTIVIVNFGGKQLSNYELGLPSDGTWKVRFNSDWQGYSGDFGNAQSFDVGGHWGGKDGMPASGALNNLGPYSVVILSKDK from the coding sequence ATGCCCACCCGGATTCCCCCACCGAGCCGTCCCGCCTCCTCCGCCACCACGTCGCGCGCCTCGAACGAGGCGGGCGCGAAGCCGTCGCGGACCTCTTCCACCCCGTCATCCGCGCGGCAGGGCGCGGGGGGCAAGGACTTCTTCGACGACGTCCGTCAGCGCAAGAGCGCGGAGGTCCAGCTCCGGTCTCCGCAAGCCCAGTCGTCGCGCGGCGCCCACGCGCGCGACCTGCCCCGGCAGGATGGCACCCTCGTCGCGGAGCTGCCGGCGAAGAGCGCCGTCCCCATGCCCACGCAGCCGTCCAGCCGTCCGGGCATGGGCGCCATCCCCTACGACGGGGGCACCACCTTCCGCGTCTGGGCGCCCAACGCGCAGCGGGTCCAGGTGGCGGGAGACTTCAGCAACTGGCAGGCGGTGGAGCTGCAGCGCGAGGCGAGCGGCAACTTCTCGCTCGACGTCCCGGGCGCCAAGGCGGGTGAGCAGTACCAGTACGTCGTCCAGGGCAAGTACGGCGACTGGCGCTGGAAGGGCGACCCGCGCGCCAACGACGTGACGAACTCCACGGGCAACTCCGTCATCGTCGACCACCAGGCCTACCAGTGGAAGCACGACTGGGACTTCAAGATGCCGCCCTGGAACGAGGCGGTCATCTACGAGATGCACGTGGGCACGTTCAACGACGAGCCCGGTTGGGGGCCCGGCAACTGGCAGAGCGCCATCGACAAGCTCGACCACCTGAAGGACCTGGGCATCAACGTCATCGAGGTGATGCCCTCCGCGGAGTTCGCCGCCGACTTCAGCTGGGGCTACAACCCCGCGTACCCCAACGCGCCGGAGAGCGCCTACGGCAGCCCGGACGACCTCAAGCGCTTCGTCGACGAGGCGCACAAGCGCGGCATCGGCGTGGTGATGGACGTCGTCTACAACCACCTGGGCCCCAGCGACCTGCCCCAGTGGGACTTCGACGGCGAGACGTACGGCAAGGGCGGCAGCTACTTCTACACGGACTGGCGCGCCAAGACGCCGTGGGGCGACACCCGCCCGGACTACGGCCGCCACGAGGTGCGCGACTACCTGCGCGACAACGCCATGATGTGGCTGCGCGACTACCACATGGATGGCCTGCGCCTGGACGCGACGAAGGAGATTCGCCAGGCCAGCGGCGCGGACAACCCGCAGGGCTGGCAGCTGCTCAAGGACATCAACGAGGCGGTCAACCGCGAGTTCCCGCAGAAGCTCATCATCGCGGAGGACCTGGGCAACGAGCCGGGCGTCACGCACCCGCAGGGCGCGGGCTTCGATAGCCAGTGGGACGCCAACTTCGTGCACCCCGTGCGCGCCGCGCTCACCGCGTTCTCCGACAACGACCGGGACATGAACGCCGTCGCCCGGGCCATCGGCTTCAAGTACAACGGCAGCGCCACCCAGCGCGTCATCTACACGGAGAGCCACGACGAGGTGGCCAACGGCAAGCAGCGCCTGCCCAGCGAGGTGGGCGGCTGGGACTCCGGCGGCTACCACGCCAAGAAGCGCTCGCTCATCGGCGCCGCGCTCACCATGACGAGCCCCGGCATCCCGATGCTCTTCCAGGGCCAGGAGTTCCTCGAGGACGGCCACTTCCAGGACGGCGACCCGCTCGACTGGAAGAAGAAGGAGTCCTTCGCCGGCATCAACCAGGCCTACACGGACCTCATCAAGCTGCGCCGCAACTGGAACGACAACACCGCCGGCCTGCGTGGCGAGAACGTCAACGTCCACCACGTGAACGACAACGACAAGGTCATCGCCTTCCACCGCTGGGACAAGGGCGGCGCGGGCGACGACACCATCGTCATCGTCAACTTCGGCGGCAAGCAGCTGTCCAACTACGAGCTGGGCCTGCCCTCGGACGGCACGTGGAAGGTGCGCTTCAACAGCGACTGGCAGGGCTACTCCGGCGACTTCGGCAACGCCCAGAGCTTCGACGTCGGCGGCCACTGGGGCGGCAAGGACGGGATGCCCGCCAGCGGCGCGCTCAACAACCTGGGGCCCTACAGCGTCGTCATCCTGTCCAAGGACAAGTGA
- a CDS encoding LysR family transcriptional regulator, translated as MVSTEDVRLFLAVAKHLSFVEAARRLGIPTSTVSRRVARLEETLGARLLQRTSRQVRLTQEGARLVERTGHLVEELDAVLQRSAERDDEPTGRLRVTAPLMTGAQRIAPALFSFAARHRGVQVELHLTNSLVPLVDEGFDLAFRTGPVRDAELVARRVGSVPFSLAASPQFVREELKQRPHLSREQLGDVPAILPRPGSVWRLRRRDGSTEEVHPRERFCADDPRVMISAAVAGLGVVCAPTEVIEQQGRQLVAVTVAARAVESRELFAVYPSRRQLPSRVRLALDWILAREW; from the coding sequence ATGGTTTCGACGGAGGACGTGCGCCTGTTCCTGGCGGTGGCGAAGCACCTGAGCTTCGTGGAGGCGGCGCGGCGCCTGGGCATCCCCACCAGCACGGTGAGCCGGCGGGTGGCGCGGCTGGAGGAGACGCTGGGCGCGCGCCTGCTCCAGCGCACCTCGCGGCAGGTGAGGCTGACGCAGGAGGGGGCGCGGCTGGTGGAGCGGACCGGACATCTGGTGGAGGAGCTGGACGCGGTCCTCCAGCGCTCCGCGGAGCGCGACGACGAGCCCACCGGGCGGCTGCGCGTCACGGCGCCGCTGATGACGGGGGCCCAGCGCATCGCGCCGGCGCTGTTCTCGTTCGCGGCGCGCCACCGTGGCGTGCAGGTGGAGCTGCACCTGACCAACTCGCTGGTGCCGCTGGTGGACGAGGGCTTCGACCTGGCGTTCCGCACCGGCCCGGTGCGCGACGCGGAGCTGGTGGCCCGGCGCGTGGGGAGCGTACCGTTCTCGCTCGCCGCGTCACCGCAGTTCGTGCGGGAGGAGCTGAAGCAGCGGCCCCACCTGTCGCGGGAGCAGCTCGGCGACGTGCCGGCCATCCTCCCCCGCCCCGGCTCCGTGTGGCGCCTGCGCCGACGGGACGGCTCGACCGAGGAGGTGCACCCCCGGGAGCGCTTCTGCGCGGACGACCCCCGGGTGATGATTTCGGCGGCGGTGGCCGGGCTGGGCGTGGTCTGCGCGCCCACGGAGGTCATCGAACAGCAGGGGCGCCAGCTCGTCGCCGTGACGGTGGCGGCGCGCGCCGTGGAGTCCCGGGAGCTGTTCGCGGTGTACCCGTCGCGCCGTCAGCTCCCCTCCCGCGTGAGGCTCGCGCTCGATTGGATCCTCGCGCGGGAGTGGTGA
- a CDS encoding SDR family oxidoreductase, which produces MPHHPMAHAAPPHYSWAMTLDRQQVLVVGGSSGIGLAVARASLEAGAHVTLVSRSEARLAQAAEGLGALGRVRTVALDITDEARTRALFEQLPVLHHVVVTAVDPYYQPIRQFDLARARRTLDSKLLAALHVARYARFDPTGSLTFVTGVASERPSPGGAAIAAVNGAVNALARALALELAPLRVNALSPGWVDTPMWDSTPGLDKSRAFESHARRLPVGRVGRPEEVAHAARFLMENGFTTGEVLHVDGGHRFV; this is translated from the coding sequence ATGCCACACCATCCCATGGCCCATGCCGCGCCGCCGCACTACTCCTGGGCCATGACACTCGACAGACAGCAGGTCCTGGTGGTGGGTGGTTCCTCGGGCATCGGGTTGGCGGTGGCGCGCGCCAGCCTGGAGGCGGGCGCGCACGTCACGCTGGTGAGCCGCTCGGAGGCGCGGCTCGCGCAAGCGGCGGAGGGGCTCGGCGCGCTCGGGCGCGTGCGCACGGTGGCGCTGGACATCACCGACGAGGCGCGGACGCGGGCCCTCTTCGAGCAGCTCCCCGTCCTGCACCACGTCGTCGTCACCGCCGTCGACCCCTACTACCAGCCCATCCGCCAGTTCGACCTCGCCCGGGCGCGGCGCACCCTCGACTCCAAGCTGCTCGCCGCGCTCCATGTGGCCCGCTACGCCCGCTTCGACCCCACGGGCTCGCTGACCTTCGTCACCGGCGTCGCCTCCGAGCGGCCCTCCCCGGGCGGCGCGGCCATCGCCGCCGTGAACGGCGCGGTCAACGCGCTGGCCCGCGCGCTCGCGCTGGAGCTGGCCCCCCTGCGCGTCAACGCCCTGTCCCCCGGCTGGGTCGACACGCCCATGTGGGACTCCACGCCCGGGCTCGACAAGTCCCGCGCCTTCGAGTCCCACGCCCGCCGCCTCCCCGTGGGGCGCGTGGGGCGCCCCGAGGAGGTGGCCCACGCCGCGCGCTTCCTCATGGAGAACGGCTTCACCACCGGCGAGGTCCTCCACGTCGACGGCGGCCACCGCTTCGTCTGA
- a CDS encoding DUF1772 domain-containing protein, translated as MMNMKLSAAEIILWLLVLNLGISFGAGLYEHRIVLPRWLDAQGMHWFAEEARRDNVGLRFWAFVSTGPLTLLTLASVFLALRASGPLRVWWLVATSMVVADRLLTFSYFIPTMMRLMQAPDSSEAVASAMSWSRLNHLRHLLVAGAWFCSLQALMWQRARA; from the coding sequence ATGATGAACATGAAGCTGTCGGCGGCGGAAATCATCCTGTGGCTCCTGGTGCTCAACCTCGGCATCTCGTTCGGAGCGGGGCTCTACGAGCATCGCATCGTGCTCCCCAGGTGGCTCGACGCCCAGGGCATGCACTGGTTCGCGGAGGAGGCGAGGCGGGACAACGTGGGGCTGCGCTTCTGGGCCTTCGTCAGCACGGGGCCCTTGACGTTGCTCACCCTGGCGAGCGTGTTCCTCGCGCTCCGCGCCTCGGGGCCGCTGCGCGTCTGGTGGCTCGTGGCCACCTCGATGGTGGTCGCGGACCGACTCCTCACGTTCTCGTACTTCATCCCCACGATGATGCGGCTGATGCAAGCGCCCGACTCTTCCGAGGCCGTGGCGAGCGCGATGTCGTGGAGCCGGCTGAACCACCTGCGCCACCTCCTGGTCGCCGGCGCGTGGTTCTGCTCACTCCAAGCCCTGATGTGGCAGAGGGCTCGCGCATGA
- a CDS encoding helix-turn-helix domain-containing protein: MSPRHALLEQIGADIAHFQDASAAFDATVGEVLALGRAEMACLAQLHFGGPAPLSAVARGTDVERLELAGYVRREIAGSGRRLVLTEHAREWIETIWGPLRQEGFQLMAALPEADLKVIAGVLSAVRGVQDRHAARVARLLQAPGGAGAARRRGGLSAAALHRVRLFIEAHLARRIRVEELARHSGLSVFYFTRAFRQSMAMTPHAYVQQRRVERARELLSHTSHSLREIALEVGFSSQSHFTTVFRRLTGLTPAVIRRGGA, translated from the coding sequence ATGAGTCCCCGACATGCCCTCCTCGAGCAGATAGGCGCCGACATCGCCCACTTCCAGGATGCCTCCGCGGCATTCGACGCGACCGTGGGGGAGGTGCTCGCGCTGGGCCGGGCGGAGATGGCGTGCCTGGCGCAGCTTCACTTCGGCGGACCTGCGCCCTTGAGCGCGGTCGCCCGGGGCACCGACGTGGAGCGGCTGGAGCTCGCGGGCTACGTCAGGCGGGAGATCGCGGGGAGTGGCAGGCGGCTTGTTCTCACCGAACACGCGCGGGAGTGGATTGAGACAATCTGGGGCCCCCTGCGCCAGGAGGGGTTTCAGTTGATGGCGGCCTTGCCGGAGGCGGACCTGAAGGTCATCGCGGGCGTCTTGAGCGCGGTGCGCGGGGTCCAGGACCGGCACGCCGCCCGGGTCGCCAGGCTCCTTCAGGCGCCCGGTGGAGCTGGGGCGGCTCGACGGCGCGGAGGACTCTCCGCCGCCGCGCTCCATCGGGTGCGGCTCTTCATCGAGGCCCATCTGGCGCGGCGCATCCGGGTGGAGGAGCTGGCTCGCCATTCCGGCTTGAGCGTCTTCTACTTCACCCGGGCTTTTCGTCAGTCCATGGCGATGACGCCCCATGCCTATGTGCAACAGCGAAGGGTGGAGCGCGCCCGTGAGCTGCTGAGCCACACATCGCATTCGCTGAGGGAGATCGCGCTCGAGGTCGGCTTCAGCTCGCAGAGCCACTTCACCACCGTCTTCCGGCGACTGACGGGGCTGACGCCCGCCGTCATCCGACGCGGAGGCGCGTGA
- a CDS encoding BlaI/MecI/CopY family transcriptional regulator, which yields MIPTESELAILAVLWKRGPSTVRDVHDALGREDGKGAGYTTTLKQLQVMATKGLVSRDERSRSHVYAARVAESRTKRQVVRELLERVFGGSSAELAVHALSLKPASKDELQALRELLDTQDKERK from the coding sequence GTGATTCCGACCGAGAGCGAGCTCGCCATCCTGGCGGTGCTCTGGAAGCGGGGCCCGAGCACCGTGCGCGACGTCCACGACGCGTTGGGGCGCGAGGACGGCAAGGGCGCGGGGTACACCACCACGCTCAAGCAGTTGCAGGTGATGGCGACCAAGGGGCTGGTGAGCCGCGACGAGCGCAGCCGCAGCCACGTGTACGCGGCCCGTGTCGCCGAGTCCCGGACGAAGCGTCAGGTGGTGCGGGAGCTGTTGGAGCGGGTGTTCGGCGGCTCCTCCGCGGAGCTCGCGGTCCACGCGCTGTCACTCAAGCCCGCGTCGAAGGACGAGCTGCAGGCGCTGCGGGAGCTGTTGGACACGCAGGACAAGGAGCGCAAGTGA
- a CDS encoding M56 family metallopeptidase: MDTLEGIMEGLGRGVSAWLAHGIWQATVVALVAGALLWLLRRRSARVRYVVGCVSLGALVLAPSATLLAAVSEVAPAPGSASRAPDAWLALAGEGRGFAPEAEPLSSSSGVEAAAAAGVDAWLPLGLAALWLLGAGMGLLRLYRGWRGAQARLVKPALPAPTSLVERVEAVSRRLGLRRPVRVVESALAPSPLVLGVWRPLLVLPRGMAERLTPAQQESVFAHELSHVRRHDASANLAQSLVDVLFFFHPAARWLSRQVRLEREHCCDDVAVGLCGSAQVYSGALLGLEELRQEGLALGAGTAPLLARVRRLLGLAPQAEPVKGARRLTRLGGGLAVLLASGAAWAWEGPVASRGGAEARGALVGAASCTRSVYPKDFTALTAFELRGRTVRSRIFVSRCGRVRLEAVEGPRMPVLLYDAGSLERVVLDRTERTYEVLPAKEDFGLPLHLPGGCTEKRAGCEKVGERVVAGRRTEGWRRSHAPHDTVTQWVDAELGYAVREESDLFGSITLSDIREGPQDAALFLVPAGFHDAATAAPGATADAAP, encoded by the coding sequence ATGGACACCCTCGAGGGCATCATGGAGGGGCTCGGGCGCGGCGTGTCCGCGTGGCTGGCCCATGGCATCTGGCAGGCGACGGTGGTGGCGCTCGTGGCGGGCGCGCTCCTCTGGCTGCTGCGGCGCCGCTCGGCGCGCGTCCGCTATGTCGTCGGCTGCGTCTCGCTGGGGGCCCTGGTGCTCGCGCCCTCCGCGACGCTGCTCGCCGCCGTCTCGGAGGTGGCGCCCGCGCCAGGGAGCGCGTCGCGAGCGCCTGACGCGTGGCTCGCGCTCGCCGGGGAGGGGAGAGGCTTCGCTCCGGAGGCCGAGCCCCTGTCGTCGTCGTCCGGAGTGGAGGCCGCCGCGGCCGCGGGGGTGGACGCGTGGCTGCCGTTGGGGCTCGCGGCGCTGTGGCTGCTGGGGGCGGGCATGGGCCTGCTGCGCCTGTACCGGGGCTGGCGAGGCGCGCAGGCCCGCCTCGTGAAGCCCGCGCTGCCCGCGCCCACGTCGCTGGTCGAGCGGGTGGAGGCGGTGTCGCGTCGGCTGGGGCTGCGCCGGCCGGTGCGCGTGGTGGAGTCCGCCCTGGCGCCCTCGCCGCTGGTGTTGGGGGTGTGGCGTCCCCTGCTCGTGCTGCCCCGGGGGATGGCGGAGCGGCTGACGCCCGCGCAGCAGGAGTCCGTGTTCGCGCACGAGCTGAGCCATGTGCGTCGGCACGATGCGTCCGCGAACCTCGCGCAGAGCCTGGTGGACGTGCTGTTCTTCTTCCATCCGGCCGCGCGGTGGCTGTCTCGACAGGTGCGGCTGGAGCGCGAGCATTGCTGCGACGACGTGGCGGTGGGCCTGTGCGGCAGCGCCCAGGTGTACTCGGGGGCGCTGCTGGGGCTGGAGGAGCTGCGTCAGGAGGGGCTCGCGCTGGGCGCGGGCACGGCGCCGCTGCTGGCGCGGGTGCGGAGGCTGCTCGGACTCGCGCCCCAGGCGGAGCCGGTGAAGGGGGCGCGCCGGCTCACGCGGCTGGGGGGAGGGCTCGCGGTGCTCCTGGCCTCGGGCGCGGCGTGGGCCTGGGAGGGGCCGGTGGCGTCACGGGGCGGCGCGGAGGCGCGAGGCGCGCTGGTGGGGGCCGCGTCCTGCACCCGGTCCGTGTACCCGAAGGACTTCACCGCGCTGACCGCGTTCGAGCTGCGGGGCCGGACGGTCCGCAGCCGCATCTTCGTCTCGCGCTGCGGCCGGGTGCGGCTGGAGGCGGTGGAGGGACCCCGGATGCCCGTGCTGCTGTACGACGCGGGCTCGCTGGAGCGGGTGGTCCTGGACCGGACGGAGCGGACCTACGAGGTGCTGCCCGCGAAGGAGGACTTCGGCCTCCCCCTGCACCTTCCCGGTGGCTGCACGGAGAAGCGCGCGGGCTGCGAGAAGGTGGGCGAGCGGGTGGTGGCGGGGCGTCGCACGGAGGGCTGGCGTCGCTCCCACGCCCCGCATGACACCGTCACGCAGTGGGTCGACGCGGAGCTGGGCTACGCCGTGCGCGAGGAGTCCGACCTGTTCGGCTCCATCACCCTCTCCGACATCCGCGAGGGGCCCCAGGACGCGGCGCTCTTCCTCGTCCCAGCGGGCTTCCACGACGCCGCCACGGCCGCGCCGGGCGCCACCGCGGACGCCGCGCCGTAG